A region of Pyxidicoccus parkwaysis DNA encodes the following proteins:
- a CDS encoding sensor histidine kinase gives MGAGGTPAAPGLILLPRQGSPRLLGRMLLEHLGLHELPSSVTSVEALLGAAGFRPRSADRSLWEREGRAVVAGEEALEDGARLLWTFPVRWDEESIRQQVRYLGLASHDLRGSLANIRSYAALLLNGRSPLEPKVKRGLEVILRNADRSLSFSQDFFDASRADLGALACEPERQSLLPLLDAAVERQRAAATAANVALVLDVDPQAGLPDVNVDGARIQHAVEAFILYHLARAEAGEVIHLRVRPAPPHVRVEVRRDGVPLSDEDASAVFQREERALREKKLEDPLRIALARQEVEAHGGGVGVEVDRTGSTLFLTLFLAPPAELGPPASMQV, from the coding sequence ATGGGAGCAGGCGGTACCCCGGCAGCCCCGGGTCTCATCCTCCTCCCACGCCAGGGGAGCCCCCGCCTGCTCGGCCGCATGCTCCTCGAGCACCTGGGCCTGCACGAGCTCCCCTCGTCCGTGACGTCCGTGGAGGCGCTGCTGGGCGCCGCCGGCTTCCGGCCTCGCTCGGCGGACCGGAGCCTCTGGGAGCGCGAGGGCCGCGCGGTGGTGGCCGGCGAGGAGGCACTCGAGGACGGCGCGCGGCTGCTATGGACCTTCCCCGTGCGCTGGGACGAGGAGTCCATCCGCCAGCAGGTGCGCTACCTGGGGCTCGCGTCGCATGACCTGCGCGGCTCGCTCGCCAACATCCGCTCCTACGCGGCCCTGCTGCTGAACGGGCGCTCGCCGCTGGAGCCCAAGGTGAAGCGGGGCCTGGAGGTGATTCTGCGCAACGCGGACCGCTCGCTGTCCTTCTCGCAGGACTTCTTCGACGCCAGCCGCGCGGACCTGGGCGCGCTCGCCTGTGAGCCGGAGCGGCAGTCGCTCCTGCCCCTGCTGGACGCGGCGGTGGAGCGCCAGCGCGCCGCAGCCACCGCCGCCAACGTCGCGCTGGTGCTGGACGTGGACCCGCAGGCGGGCCTGCCGGATGTGAATGTAGACGGTGCCCGCATCCAGCACGCGGTGGAGGCCTTCATCCTGTACCACCTGGCGCGCGCCGAGGCCGGCGAGGTCATCCACCTGCGTGTGCGCCCCGCCCCACCCCACGTGCGCGTGGAGGTGCGCCGCGACGGGGTGCCCCTGTCCGACGAGGACGCCTCCGCCGTCTTCCAGCGCGAGGAGCGCGCCTTGCGCGAGAAGAAGCTGGAGGACCCGCTGCGCATCGCCCTGGCCCGCCAGGAGGTGGAGGCGCACGGCGGCGGCGTGGGAGTGGAAGTGGACCGCACCGGGAGTACCCTCTTCCTCACACTCTTCCTGGCCCCACCGGCCGAGCTTGGTCCTCCTGCGAGCATGCAGGTGTAG
- the tatA gene encoding twin-arginine translocase TatA/TatE family subunit gives MLGLKPMELMLILFVLLLLFGATRLPQLGSSLGSAIRNFKKGFNGDEDAASGGQKQPGTLATGGNVEKDVKSQSPSHHA, from the coding sequence ATGCTCGGGCTGAAGCCTATGGAATTGATGCTGATCCTTTTCGTGCTGCTGCTCCTGTTCGGGGCCACGCGGCTGCCGCAGCTCGGCTCCTCCCTCGGGAGCGCGATCCGCAACTTCAAGAAGGGCTTCAACGGCGACGAGGACGCCGCCTCCGGTGGCCAGAAGCAGCCCGGCACGCTCGCCACCGGCGGCAACGTGGAGAAGGACGTCAAGTCGCAGTCGCCCAGCCACCACGCCTGA
- a CDS encoding AMP-dependent synthetase/ligase, whose translation MRAENQMAAPAPAAGGAQEGNLVQLLVQNARNASKVGATYKKDGRWQDITWAQILEEVKTLSEALVAQGVKPGDRVAIFANTSLQWIVCDLAISGAQAITVPIYASNTPDECRYIINHSETSFLFVDNDEKDAKQAGRLTRIRQKLPEMPSLKRVVLFEGAVAGGAEMTLSDLVKQGREAVQANPGAFDERVPGIKLEDTNSLIYTSGTTGEPKGVILTHNNWYYEAKASQSVGMMEPGDSVMLFLPLAHVFAQVVKAAWLSMGYRLIIAESVDKLLANLVETKPTVLPSVPRVFEKVYNNVVSNGSAAPGLKGRLFRWAFKLFDEYVEARKAGREYNTLAFSLAKKLVFAKVKAAISEKLGGNMRIFISGGAPLSSKIGYFFDLLGLKVLEGYGLTETSAGTTVNRENKIKIGTVGAPMPGSELKIASDGEILIRGPGVMKGYYKNPAATAEAINSEGWFHTGDIGELDADNYLRITDRKKDIIVTAGGKNVAPQNIENQLKTYPIISQAMVYGDKRPYLVTLITVSDEAARKLLQEKGAPVGTYAENSKRPEVHAAVKAAMDGVNAEMPPYATVKRFAILEADFSQETGELTPKLSVKRKVCNTKYKAQIDTMYEGTTVVD comes from the coding sequence GTGAGAGCAGAGAATCAGATGGCAGCGCCGGCTCCCGCGGCCGGGGGGGCACAAGAAGGCAACCTGGTCCAGCTGCTCGTCCAGAACGCGCGCAACGCCTCCAAGGTGGGCGCGACGTACAAGAAGGACGGACGCTGGCAGGACATCACGTGGGCGCAGATCCTCGAGGAGGTGAAGACGCTCTCCGAGGCGCTCGTGGCCCAGGGTGTGAAGCCCGGAGACCGGGTGGCCATCTTCGCCAACACCAGCCTGCAGTGGATTGTCTGTGACCTCGCCATCAGCGGGGCGCAGGCCATCACCGTCCCCATCTACGCGTCCAACACGCCGGATGAGTGTCGCTACATCATCAACCACTCGGAGACGTCGTTCCTCTTCGTCGACAACGACGAGAAGGACGCGAAGCAGGCGGGCCGTCTCACGCGCATCCGCCAGAAGCTGCCGGAGATGCCCTCGCTGAAGCGGGTGGTGCTCTTCGAAGGCGCTGTCGCGGGCGGCGCGGAGATGACGCTTTCGGACCTGGTGAAGCAGGGCCGCGAAGCCGTCCAGGCCAACCCCGGCGCCTTCGACGAGCGCGTGCCGGGCATCAAGCTGGAGGACACCAACTCGCTCATCTACACGTCCGGCACCACCGGCGAGCCCAAGGGCGTCATCCTCACCCACAACAACTGGTACTACGAGGCGAAGGCCTCCCAGTCGGTGGGCATGATGGAGCCGGGCGACTCGGTGATGCTCTTCCTGCCGCTGGCGCACGTCTTCGCGCAGGTGGTGAAGGCGGCGTGGCTGAGCATGGGCTACCGGCTCATCATCGCCGAGTCGGTGGACAAGCTCCTCGCCAACCTGGTGGAGACGAAGCCCACCGTGCTGCCCTCGGTGCCGCGCGTCTTCGAGAAGGTCTACAACAACGTCGTCTCCAACGGCTCCGCCGCGCCGGGCCTCAAGGGCCGGCTGTTCCGCTGGGCCTTCAAGCTCTTCGACGAGTACGTCGAGGCGCGCAAGGCGGGCCGCGAGTACAACACCCTGGCCTTCTCGCTCGCGAAGAAGCTGGTGTTCGCCAAGGTGAAGGCCGCCATCAGCGAGAAGCTGGGCGGCAACATGCGCATCTTCATCTCCGGCGGTGCGCCCCTGTCCTCGAAGATTGGCTACTTCTTCGACCTCTTGGGCCTCAAGGTGCTGGAGGGCTACGGCCTGACGGAGACCTCCGCCGGCACCACCGTCAATCGCGAGAATAAAATCAAGATTGGCACCGTGGGCGCGCCCATGCCGGGCAGCGAGCTGAAGATTGCCTCCGACGGCGAAATCCTCATCCGCGGCCCCGGCGTCATGAAGGGTTACTACAAGAACCCCGCCGCCACCGCCGAGGCCATCAACTCCGAGGGCTGGTTCCACACCGGTGACATCGGCGAATTGGACGCGGACAACTACCTGCGCATCACCGACCGCAAGAAGGACATCATCGTCACCGCGGGCGGAAAGAATGTCGCGCCGCAGAACATCGAGAACCAGCTCAAGACGTACCCCATCATCAGCCAGGCCATGGTGTACGGCGACAAGCGCCCGTACCTCGTGACGCTCATCACCGTCTCCGACGAGGCCGCGCGCAAGCTCCTCCAGGAGAAGGGCGCGCCGGTGGGCACCTACGCGGAGAACTCGAAGCGCCCGGAGGTCCACGCCGCGGTGAAGGCGGCCATGGACGGCGTCAACGCGGAGATGCCGCCGTACGCCACCGTGAAGCGCTTCGCCATCCTGGAGGCGGACTTCTCGCAGGAGACGGGCGAGCTGACGCCCAAGCTCAGCGTGAAGCGCAAGGTCTGCAACACCAAGTACAAGGCGCAGATTGACACCATGTACGAGGGCACCACCGTCGTGGACTGA
- a CDS encoding tetratricopeptide repeat protein: MRLILLASCLLVAFPARAADPGVLSSLDALHQKRGDAASEKEAEETLKAALKATPDDFELVWRQARLLQWQADGTQDEKRKKVLGRQAWDWGEKAVKLSPERVEGHYFAATGIGAYSQAVGVMKALGEGLEGKFNERLDKAIALDPDFQWGAPLLAKGRYYYELPWPKRDLGKSAALYEKVIAKHPEMLRAYLFLAETLLKDDKAQKARDAIQKVKQGSVAYDPPEGRRVQELAKKVDADIEEELK; this comes from the coding sequence ATGCGCTTGATTTTGCTTGCGTCATGCCTGCTCGTGGCCTTCCCGGCACGGGCGGCGGACCCCGGAGTTCTGTCCTCACTGGACGCGCTCCATCAGAAGCGCGGGGACGCCGCCTCGGAGAAGGAAGCGGAGGAGACGCTGAAGGCGGCCCTCAAGGCCACGCCGGACGACTTCGAGCTCGTCTGGCGCCAGGCGCGCCTCCTCCAGTGGCAGGCGGATGGCACCCAGGACGAGAAGCGCAAGAAGGTGCTGGGCCGGCAGGCGTGGGACTGGGGCGAGAAGGCGGTGAAGCTCTCCCCGGAGCGCGTGGAGGGACACTATTTCGCGGCCACGGGGATTGGCGCATATTCCCAGGCCGTGGGGGTCATGAAGGCCCTGGGCGAGGGGCTGGAGGGCAAGTTCAACGAACGGCTCGACAAGGCCATCGCGTTGGACCCTGACTTCCAGTGGGGCGCTCCGTTGTTGGCCAAGGGGCGCTACTACTACGAGCTGCCGTGGCCCAAGAGGGACCTGGGGAAGTCCGCGGCGTTGTACGAGAAGGTCATCGCGAAGCACCCGGAGATGCTGCGCGCGTACCTCTTCCTCGCCGAGACGCTGCTGAAGGACGACAAGGCGCAGAAGGCGCGTGACGCCATCCAGAAGGTGAAGCAGGGCAGTGTCGCGTACGACCCGCCCGAGGGACGTCGCGTGCAGGAGTTGGCCAAGAAGGTCGATGCGGATATCGAGGAGGAGCTCAAGTGA
- a CDS encoding sigma-70 family RNA polymerase sigma factor, producing the protein MANSTKYAAEGLSHYLRNLGGHQQLTREQEYELARLARKGDESARQTLASSNLAFVVAVAKKFANRGARLDDLIQEGNVGLMKAIEHFDPKKNVRFATYAVWWIRAYITRYLKDNRSQVRGGEAERGSMVDFSLDATIDEEGETTFLDRIEDGGPSPQQVYLSREQDNEIQEALSKVRKRIGDLGWDILTERLTQDKPLTLEELGQRWGVSRERVRQVELKTKNFLERYLSAFNENEEHPGDLASADAA; encoded by the coding sequence ATGGCCAATTCGACGAAGTACGCGGCCGAGGGCCTGTCGCACTACCTGCGCAACCTCGGTGGGCACCAGCAGCTCACTCGCGAGCAGGAGTACGAGCTGGCTCGGCTTGCTCGGAAGGGAGATGAGTCGGCGCGACAGACGCTCGCCAGCTCCAACCTCGCCTTCGTAGTCGCTGTGGCGAAGAAGTTCGCCAACCGGGGTGCGCGCCTGGATGACCTCATCCAGGAGGGCAACGTGGGGCTCATGAAGGCAATCGAGCACTTCGACCCCAAGAAGAACGTGCGCTTCGCCACCTATGCGGTGTGGTGGATTCGCGCCTACATCACCCGGTACCTGAAGGACAACCGCAGCCAGGTCCGCGGCGGCGAGGCCGAGCGCGGCAGCATGGTGGACTTCTCGCTGGACGCCACCATCGACGAGGAGGGCGAGACGACCTTCCTGGACCGCATCGAGGACGGCGGGCCCTCTCCGCAGCAGGTGTACCTGTCGCGCGAGCAGGACAACGAAATCCAGGAGGCGCTCTCCAAGGTCCGCAAGCGCATCGGCGACCTCGGCTGGGACATCCTCACGGAGCGGCTCACCCAGGACAAGCCGCTCACCCTGGAGGAACTGGGCCAGCGTTGGGGCGTGTCGCGTGAGCGCGTGCGCCAGGTGGAGCTCAAGACGAAGAACTTCCTCGAGCGCTACCTCTCCGCGTTCAACGAGAACGAGGAGCACCCGGGCGACCTGGCCTCCGCCGACGCGGCATGA